The DNA sequence GCCGACCTGCTGGCGGTCACCGGACGCCCGTTCGCCGACTACCTGAGCGCGGCGTTCGCCGAGGTGGCCCGCACCGAGCTGCACGACTGACCGGGGCGGGGCGGACGCTGCTCGTCCACCCCGCCCCACCGGTCAGGCGGTGCCGGCGACCTCGAACGAGTACCAGTTGGCGTACTCGCTGAACGTGCCGTCGGCCTTGACCGCGAAGACCGTCAGGGTGATCCACCCGCTGGTCTGCGGCGTCCACGTCACGGTCGCCCGGCCCTCACCGTCGGCGGCCACGTCGGCGAACTCGCCGTCGTCGCCGAACGCGTACCGGTAGGTCGCCACGTCGGTCCACCCGGGCGGCGGCGAGAAGGTGAAGGTGCCGGGCACCCCGACCCCACCCACCGGGCTGCCGTCGGCCGGTCGCTGGTAGACGTCCGACCGGACGCCCGGCCACGGGTTGAAGGTGGCGTACCAGGTGGTCTCCTCGGAGACGAATCCGTTGGCGCTGCGGCTGCGGATCGTCACCCGGTGACCGTTGGGGTTGCTCGCCCGGAAGCTGAACCAGGCGACACCGTCCGCCTCGGGCTGCCGGGTCTCCGCCGGCTCGTTGTCGAGCGTGATCTCGTACTCCTCGACGCCGTTGAGCCCCGGCGCCGGGGTGATCTTCAGCAGCACGTCCTGGTTCCACTCCGGGGGACCGCCCTGCACCTCCACCTGCGGCGCGGACCAGGGCACGTTCACCTCGTAGACGACCGTCCCCGAGGTGTTGCCGGCCAGGTCGACCGAACGCACGGTGAGCCGCTGCGGACCGGCGTCGGGCGGGCTCATCGTCACCGTCGCGGTGCCCCCCGGCGCGTCGGGCCGGACGGTGCCGGGGCGGCTCAGCGGGTCGGTGCAGACCAACTGGCCGACGTCACCGCCGGACTCACAGCCGCCCGCGCCGAGCTGGGACCACGAGTACTGGAAGCCCGCCACGTCCTTCCTGCCGTTGCCGGAGAACGTGAAGACACCCGGCTCGCCGGCCGGCACCCACTGGCCGGTCTCCGACGAGGGGTAGTTCGACGACGTCACCGTCGGCGCCGCCGGCGCCGTGGCGTCGTAGCTGAAGTAGCACTTCTTCGACCAGTCGGACGTGTCCGCGCCGTCGCCGACGCGGGCCTGCCAGACGTACGACGTGCCGTCGGCCAGCGCGTCGGCGGCCAGTTGGACCGTGTTCGCCCGGCCCGAACTGCCGTGCTCGCCGCTCACCTCCCGACGCTGCTCCGGATGGCCGACCGGCCAGAACGCGACGTCGGTACGCAGGCTGCGCTGATCCCACTCGTCGGCGTCGGTCCCGACCGCCTGGAGCACGTGGGCGAAGGCGCCGATCTTCGGGTACGGCCGCAACTGGGTGCAGGCGAAGCCGCCGTTGTAGAGGCGCGCGTTGTCGACCGTGGGCAGCGAGTTGTACTGCACGCTGAGCTGGACCTGCTTGTACCAGTTCAGCTCACGCGCGTACGTCGGGTCCGTCTCGTACTGCTCCGGCACCCGGAGCAGGAAGGTGATCCGCCGCTGCTTCTGCGCCACCGCCTCCTGGACGGCGGTGCCCACGTCGAAGGAGATGGTGGCCCGGGGGCAGTACTCCGGCGTCAGGATCTCGTCGAGCTTGCCGATCGGCTCCGGCTGCCGGTTCCAGGTGGGGGTGGAACCCACCTGCTTCGTACGCCAGATCTCGATCGCCCGCTTCGTGCAGTCCGCCGCGGTCTGCTCCTGGATGAAGACCTTCCCGCCGTAGATCTTCCGGCCGCCCTCGAACTGGGACAGGTCGAAGGTGGCGTAGATCCGCGAGGTGTGCGACTTCCCGGCGTCGTCGACCCGGGTGCCGAGCGGCATGTTGACGCCCTCGGCCCAGTTGTACGCTTTCGCGGGCGTGGCCGAGTCGACCCAGCCGCCCTGCACCTGGGGTGGGGTGGTGTAGTGCGGCGCCGCGACGGCGGCGCCGTCGGTGCTGACGACCGTCAGCCCGGTGACCCCCAGGGTCAACCCGAGCAGGCCGATGAGGCCACGACGTGGCCTGAGACTGAACACAGTGGATGTCCTCCCGTTGCCGTCCAGGCGCCCGCCCGGACAGTTACGGGCATCAAACCGTTCCCACCGGTGGGCGGGCAACGGCCTTTCGGTCGGTCACCGGCCGCGCGGTCGGCGGACTTCCGACGCGGTCACGGGCTCGCGGCCAGGAAGACGAACGCGGCGAGCAGCACCAGGTGCACCCCGCCCTGGAGTACGGTGGCCCGCCCCGGCACGACCGTGAGCACGGCGGTCACCGCGGTCAGCGCCAGCAGCGTCATCTGGGTGCCGCCCAGCCCCAGCAGCAGCGGGCCGTCCAGCCAGATCGAGGCGATCGCGATGGCCGGGATGGTCAGGCCGATGCTGGCCATCGCCGAGCCGAGCGCCAGATTGAGACTGATCTGCACGCGGTCCCGGCGGGCCGCCCGCGCGGCGGCCAGCGTCTCCGGCGCCAGCACCAGCAGCGCGATGACCACGCCGACGAACGCCTGCGGCAGGTTCGCCGCCTGCACCGCCGACTCGATCGCCGGGGAGATCGTCTTCGCGTCGCCGACCACCGCGACCAGCGCCACCACCAGCAGCGCCAGGCTCACCAGCGCGGTACGCGTGGACGGCGGCTCGGCGTGCCCGTCGCCGTCGGTGTCCTCCGCCAGGATGCTGCCCTCCTGCGTGACCGGGAGGAAGTAGTCGCGGTGCCGGCCGGTCTGCACCA is a window from the Micromonospora sp. DSM 45708 genome containing:
- a CDS encoding DNRLRE domain-containing protein; protein product: MFSLRPRRGLIGLLGLTLGVTGLTVVSTDGAAVAAPHYTTPPQVQGGWVDSATPAKAYNWAEGVNMPLGTRVDDAGKSHTSRIYATFDLSQFEGGRKIYGGKVFIQEQTAADCTKRAIEIWRTKQVGSTPTWNRQPEPIGKLDEILTPEYCPRATISFDVGTAVQEAVAQKQRRITFLLRVPEQYETDPTYARELNWYKQVQLSVQYNSLPTVDNARLYNGGFACTQLRPYPKIGAFAHVLQAVGTDADEWDQRSLRTDVAFWPVGHPEQRREVSGEHGSSGRANTVQLAADALADGTSYVWQARVGDGADTSDWSKKCYFSYDATAPAAPTVTSSNYPSSETGQWVPAGEPGVFTFSGNGRKDVAGFQYSWSQLGAGGCESGGDVGQLVCTDPLSRPGTVRPDAPGGTATVTMSPPDAGPQRLTVRSVDLAGNTSGTVVYEVNVPWSAPQVEVQGGPPEWNQDVLLKITPAPGLNGVEEYEITLDNEPAETRQPEADGVAWFSFRASNPNGHRVTIRSRSANGFVSEETTWYATFNPWPGVRSDVYQRPADGSPVGGVGVPGTFTFSPPPGWTDVATYRYAFGDDGEFADVAADGEGRATVTWTPQTSGWITLTVFAVKADGTFSEYANWYSFEVAGTA
- a CDS encoding calcium:cation antiporter; the encoded protein is MIRSRLTDWTTVVPVLAVLLLVFTWGRELPGVLIFVVAALLAVAVLAAVHHAEVVAHKVGEPYGSLVLAVAVTVIEVGLIVTLMISGGDKTQALARDTVFAAVMITCNGILGLSLLLGALRRQVAVFNPEGTGGALATVATLATLSMVVPTFTTSRPGPEFSPGQLAFAAVASLALYLLFVMVQTGRHRDYFLPVTQEGSILAEDTDGDGHAEPPSTRTALVSLALLVVALVAVVGDAKTISPAIESAVQAANLPQAFVGVVIALLVLAPETLAAARAARRDRVQISLNLALGSAMASIGLTIPAIAIASIWLDGPLLLGLGGTQMTLLALTAVTAVLTVVPGRATVLQGGVHLVLLAAFVFLAASP